The genomic interval AGGGGCCATGGCTCCGTAGCTATGCAACTGCACCACGAGCTTGAAGGCGTTGGCGGCTTCCTCCGGGGAGATGAACTGAAAGCGCATGACATAGGCAATGACCTGTTCCTCTTCGGGGATGGGTTGCCCATCCACAAAGATCGGGAGTCCCTCGACCGCCAGGTTTTTCCCGGCCGCGGTGTTGATGAGCTTGAGGGTGTCGTTTCCGGCCGGCACGAAAGCGAGCCCTTCAAGCAACAAAGCAGCCTCGATGAAATCCCGGGCCTCCGGCAAGCTCATGGGCTCCTTGTGAAAGACATTGAACTGGATCCCGGTGTCGACTTTGGAATCCACAATGATCTTTTGATCGGTCAGGTTGGCCCGGTAGAAATGGAGAATCTCGATCACGGTGCTGTTAGGAAAGCTGACCTCCACCGTGTCTTGCGCTCGCGCGGAAGAAGCCCAGAGGACGCAGCCCAGGCAGGCCGCTTGGAAAGAGAAGAGAGAGGGAAATCTCATAGGGGTTATCGGTTCGGCGGAGTGGGAATGACCCTCCGGCGATTGATGCGGGAGGCCGGCGTCTCGGGAGGAGGCTGTCCCGGCTGCACTCCGGCAGTTGGCTGATTGTTGTTGGCCTGCAAGACCGTCTGTGGTGAGGATTTGCGAGCGAGTAGTTCCTCATCCCGCTGCACCACTCCCTGCTGGCTTCCCTTGGAAAGGCGAACGCTCGTGAGCTGGTATTGTTCAAAGTTCTCGACTGCCAGCAGGCGGATCCCGGAGGCGCGATCGGTCTCTCCCACGGCTGCCTGGAGGATGATGGATTCCTTGGTTTCTCGATCGATCAAGTAGACGCTCCAACGGTCCCCTCTCCGAGCCAGGCCCGAGAGAGCCAGCGAGTCGGAGAAGCGGACTTCTTCCGGAGGGGCCAAGAGGGGAGCGGCCTTGCGCTCGGTGATCGCGGAATTCTGCCAGAGAAGGCGATAGCGTGAGACGTCTTGTTTGCGAGGCACCTCCGGGGGAGGCAAGGCTCGCGAACTGGTCACGCTGATGGCCAGTAGAGTGAGGGCAAAAAGTGAACGCCTTTTCATGATTCGGCCCCTCCTTTTTGGAACCATTGGGTCAGGCGAGCCTCGCACAGCACCTTGCTCTTGTCTTGGGGCAAGGCCCGGAGTCGCACGAAGCCAAGCGCGCGATAGGATTCCGCCTTCGTCAATTCATAGAGAAAAGGAATGACGGATTTTTCCTCCCCCTCGCAGACAAGGGAAACGGTAATGGAGTCGAGCGCCGCACCCGGCTCGACCTCGCCAGGCTGCATGCGGGTGAAGCGGATCCCGGGGTGCCGCAGCGCGGTTTGCTCCACCAGTTGGACGAGATCGGTCTTGGCGCTTTGCTCGGTTTTCACCGCAGGTGGATGGGACGCCAACCAATCCTTGAGCTCGCTCCAAAGCGCCTTGTCTTGGAGGACCACGTCGTAGTCCAAGAGGAGGTTCTCATACTCTGCCACCTTGGCTTCGGCTCGGGTATGAGCGCGCAAGCTCCAAAGGACCAAGCCCAAGGTGAACATCAGGAAAACGGCCCCACCAAAGAGGGCCAAAAGGAATTTTTCCCTCGGCGTCATGGCATCCTCGCGGCCAGGGGGGATCGGCCGCTGATTTGAAACTTGGCCGCATTGGTTCGGGGATCAATGCTGGGCGTGGGATTGTTCCAGTCCCAGGCCCAGAAGAGATCACTCTCTTGCAGGCGACGATCAAAACTGCTCGCCAGCGCGAAGCTATTCGCCTCGCCGCTCAGTGTGATGGAGCCATTCTCCAGCTGCCCATCGAGAAAGCGAATGGCCGTGCTGGGGCGCGTTTGGTAAAGTCGTAGCAGCAGCTCCAAAGGCGCTTCTTCCTGATCAAAGACGGGATAAACCTCGGTCACCAACGAACGCGTTTCGAGCAAGGACGCCACCTCCGGCCCAAGTGCTTCCACTCGCTCACTCAAGTCCCGGAGCTCGGACTGCACCAAGAGCCAGCGAGTGAAAAGCAGCCCGAGCAACACGAGGTAAACGGCGGCCGCGGCCATGACCGCTGCCTTGATTTTTCTTCTTTGGGATCTTTTGGTCCGGGCCTGGGCTACGACGCTTGGAACTAGGGTCGAGGAGCGTAGCTGAGTCTTGGGAGCCGGCGGCTCGCCTTGTTCGACCGGCATTTCCAGGCGCCGACGCAACTCTTGCACGAGATCCGGCGGCACCTCCATCCACAACTGGAGACCGCGGAGCTCCTTCACCCAACCGGCGAGGGTGGCCTGCAAGATGACACTGCGCACTTCGCCGACAAAACCGGCATCGAGGTAATGGGTGCTCAAGATCTGAAAGTAGGCCAACTCCCCACCCCGGGTGAGCCCCAAGCAGAGCTGGCCCAGTTCCTCCCAGACAATGACCTCATTGGGCGGCAACTCCCTCCAGGCCATCCCGAGCTCGATTTGCGAGGGGAGGAGGGGCAATTCTGCGACCGTGTCTTCCTCTTGCAGCAGCCGGACCAGGACCAATTGCCGATTTTCCTCCTGGCAAACTCTCCCGAGCGAAATCCGCGCCGCGGGCCTCTCTTCTCCCGTCTCCAAGCCCATTCGCTCCAATTGAAGGGCCACCGCTGACCGCATGACCTCGGGATCCAAACTATTGACCCAGACCGGCACCGCCAAGACCATCCGGGTAGGCAAGCCCAAGGCCACCTCGGCAGGCAGGATGCCATCGCCCACTTCTCGCAAGGGGACCGCGGTGCTCGCGAGCGACCAAGCCGTCTCCCCCGTCTGCTTCCACACTTCCCAATCCTGGCGGCTGGGAAGCAGCAAGGTGCGTTCTTGTCGTTTTCCTGATGCCATGGATTCGTGATTCAGCGGAGCCGAGACTGTTCCCGTCGGCTCATGACGATGGGATTAGGTGATTTGGACTGAAGCACCAACACCACCGTCTTCTCAAAGTTGTCCACCCAACCCGTGGATTCAATCCGGACCATCGAATCATTCACGGTGAAGCGATCGGCTCGCTGGTCCGCCGGGAGAAAGCTCCCGAGAGCGCCGAGCGCCTCGTCCACGCTTTGGTAGAGCAAATCATCTTCCGTCTCGGGAAGGAGGTCGGGTCCCACCCGCAGCTCGACGAAGCTGCGGGCGGCATCCAAAGGCACTTCCGCGGCCGCCGCCAGCGTCTCGGCATCGGCGTGATTGACATCGATGGGGCCACGCGAAAGCAGCGAAAAAAAGGACCTCCAATCAGGTCGCACCTCCGCCACGCGTTCCATTCCCCGACTCAAGGCCATCTCGTCCAGATTGTAAAATGGGCGGTCAAAAGGATAGCCCTCCCGCTCCTGTTCCAAATACCAATCTCTTTCGGCCCCATTCAATTCGGCCAATTCATCCTCGTCCACCCAATCCTTGAGGGATTCAGCCACTTCCGTGGCCTCCGTCTCGTCCAATCCCCAGTTCAAAAACAGCTGAGAGAGGAGGCTGACCTGCCCTCGAATCAATACATAGTTGGGATTGATCTTGGCCGCCTCGGTCGTGAGGCGCACCCGGTAGCCCTCCACGCCATTTTGGTAGACGCGGACTAGCAAGGGATCCTCTTTTTCGACATCTGGATGAGCCGCCAAAGCCAGCCCGGTTTCGGCCAGTTGGGTCGCGCGGAATTCTTTGCTATCGAGCAAGGCCGTGTCGAGGTCTTGCTTCAAGAGCTTCAAACTGACCGCGATGATGAGGCTCAGTGCGCCAATCAGCCAGAAGACGATCAAAAGCGCCGCGCCGGAACGGCCTATTGACGAGGGAGAAGAAGACATCACTCGGGGCGTATTCTCTTGAACGTTTCAGCCCATTTCACATCATCCGGCGGATCATAGTCCGGATGATCGGGATTCAAATGATTGGGAAGGCTGCCCGCGCCGCCTTGGCTCTGGACAGTTGGTGGTCCAAAGTTTCCCCGCCCACCCTCACCACGCTCTCTCCCATCGCCAACGCCGCCCGGGGCGCCACTCGCACCTTCACGACCGCCCCGACGTCGGCCATCAAAGCTTCCACCGCCTGGACCATTTCCACCGCCACCGAAGGCCGCCTCCGGCTGGCTTGTTGTCCCACTAATCTGGCGTGCGGCCAACTCCGGGTTGGATGCAGGTGGAATCCAAAAAACATGCTTGTGCAACAACGCGTCGCCCAGGTAGGCATAATTCAACTCCACCATGCGGGGGCGACCCTGCCCTCGCTCCCATTCGAAGATCCATTCATCCAAAGCCGAATCATAAATCTTCCATTCAAAAAAGCGCAGTCCTTTCAGCAACGACAAAGAGCGCTCGAAATCAGGAAGGCCTTCCTCTAAGACCGCGACCCCCTCCAGCCTTTCCACGTAATCCCCGGAAACCTCGGTCAGGACGACATCGAGCGAGCCTTTGCCATCCTTGAGGGTCCGCAAGGCCACGCTCCGCTCCCTCATCTGCAAGCTCGACGAAGGGAAGAAGGAATCGGCCTGATACACCATAAAATCAGAAAGATAGTGCCGCCCATCGTCCTCGTAGGTCAGATCGACCTCCGCATGGCCTGGGAGGCCTTGGAAGAGCTCGCTCACCAGTCGCACAAAGGCCCCGTCCCGGGATTCCAAGTCATTCGACTGATTGATCGATTGGGTGAGCGTCACGGCTCCTTGGTAGACCCCCGTGATGGCACCGATCAAAAGCGCGAGAATCCCCAGAGCCAGCATCACCTCCAAGAGGGTGAAGCCCTCTCGTCGAAAGATCGGGTGCTCAGCGCGCATAGAGGGGAAGATAGCGTAGAAACTCTGCGGTTTCGACTTGGATCTGGCCTCTTCGCAACCACTCCGCTTGCAGCTGAACCGAAACCAAATTGTTCAAAGGCTGGCCGTCCTGGTTTTCGACCTCTTCCAGGGCCTCAATGGTCGCGCGAACCAAGACGCCATTGGCATCCGCCTCAAACTCATACTCTCCCGCTTGCAGTTCGAGCGTGGCCCGGATCTCCGCCATGGTCGAGGCGAGGGCCGCTCGCGCCATGGCACTACGCCGACTCTCGAGCGCCACTTGGCCGATTTGAGAGATGGCCTGGGTAAGAGCGATTCCCACTAAGGCAAACACCGTCATGGCCACAATGACCTCCATCAGGACAAATCCCGAGGGCTGGGGCGATCGGCTCTTCATCAGTAAATCGCGAATTCCTCCTCGACCACCTCGCCATTGAGAGGCCCAAAGGTCAGCTGCACCCAGGAGCGCTCTCGCTCGAAGCGGAGAAACAAAGGTTCATTCAGTCCCGTCGCTTCAAAGATCCACTGCGCGCCGTCTGCTTCTTGCCAATCGTTCTGCTGCTCACGGCGGACCTTGACGGACACGTCCTCCGCTAGCTGGTAGCGATACCCGGCTGGCCCACCCCGCACCCCAAGCCCAATGACATTTTCCTGAAAAGAAATCGCCATCGGGAGCTGCTCCAAGCGCGAGAGGCGGGCCGCTTCTCGGGCCATGGTCTTGATCTCCGCCACGGGATCTTCCAAGCGACGTTGGTCCCTGAAATCAGCATAAAAGAGGAGCGATCCTGCCAAGAGCATCGCACCGATGGTGATGGCCACCACTGTCTCGATGAGAGTGAAGCCTCTCGCTCTTGGAAAACGCCTTGGACTCACTGCATGCGGGACTGGCTACTGAGATCATCCTCGGTCTCGAACTCCTCATCGGGCCCGGCGGAAATGATCTCAAAGGTTTCGGCCTTCTTTCGTCCTCGGCGAAGGTATTGGTAGGGCGTGCCCCAAGGGTCGATCGGCACTTCTTTCAGCTTCTGCGTCCACCGCCTCGGCTCCGGTGCCCCCGAGGGGCGAGTGACCAAGGCCTCGAGTCCCTGCTCATCGCTCGGAAGAAACAGAGCCAGATTCTCATAACCCTGGAGAGCGGTGGAGATTTTATTGAAATCGGCATCCACCCTCCCGAGTTTGGCATCATCCAGGAAGCCCGTCACGAAGAAGGCGGAACCACCAATGAGAATCGTCAGGATGCCTAAGACAATCATCATTTCAATGAGAGTGAAGCCCCTCAGGAGGCTAGGTCGGGTTGGCTGCGGGTTCATGGAATCAGGGAAGAGAAGACAAAGGTGTTGAATCGTTTATCGAATGCGAAGTTCGGAGATCGTTTGGAAGATGGCCGTCACCATCATGTAAGCCACGCTACCGATGAGCACCGCCATGACAATGAGAACAATAGGCGTGATGAGGGCGGTCATGCGACTGATCCGTTTGCTCAGTTCACTGTCGTAGCGCTGGGCCGAGCGTCGAAGTGCGGTCGGCAAATCGCCCGTCTGTTCGCCCACGTGCAGCATGTCCTGCATCAAGTCCGGGAAACCGCCCACCCGGGAGAGGGCCCGCGTAAGGGCCGTCCCATCGCCCACTAACAGGATCGCTTGATCGAGTCGCGAGCGATAAAAAAGATTGGTCGTGGCATCCCTCACTAGCTCCAAGGCCCGCAAAAGCGGCAGCCCATTGCTCACCAGGTTGGCGAGCGTCTCCAAAAACTGCACGAAGATCCGGGACTGCATGATAGGACCGGCCAAGGGAAGCTTGAGCTTGAACTCGTCCCACTTTTTCTGGTTTTCCGTCTTCTTGACCCATTGGAGAAACCCCACCACGCCCACGACCGTGAGCACGAGCACGGGCAGCCAAATGGCCGCCAAAAAACCGCTCAAGCCCATGACCAATTTTGCGCCCCAAGGCAGCTCGCCGCCGGTGCTGGCCAGCAGTTCGAGCAGCTGCGGAATGAGAAACGATTGGAACAAAAAAAGCACGCCAATCCCAATCACGATCAGGAAAGCGGGGTAGATCAAGGCCCCGACCATCTTGTTCTGCAACTCTGCCAAAGCCGCGAGATACTGGGCCTGCCTCCGCAACATGACCCCGAGGGCGCCGCTCACCTCACCGGCCGCTGCCAAGCTGCAGTAGAGCGGACCAAAACTGGGGGAGGCTTTGCGCAAGGCCGCTGAAAAACTGCTGCCATCCCGGACCTCGCTCCGAAGCGTCCGCGTGACGTGAGAGAGCTCCGAAAGTTCCTTCCGGTTCTCCATGGCGCGCAAGGCGGGCTCCAACTGCAAGCCCGCCTGGAGCATATCGCTCAGCTCCTCGGTGAAGGTGATGACCTGCTGCCGCTTCAACTTGACCGAACCCGGCGTGCCCGGCTCGACCGACTTTTTCGAACGGGGTTCTTTCCGAAGACGGGCCTGGGGCGGCTTGGCCAGAGCGGCTTCCTTGACCGAAAGAGGTTGGAGCGCTTTGCGCTCCAGCAGTCGCAGGACTTCGGAACGATCACGTGCCTCCAAAAGCCCTGTCGAGAGGGAGCCATTGCGTTCGAGAGCGCGGTATTCGAAGGACGCCATGGGGACTTAGACGGGCTCCTCCTCCAAGTTGTAAGTCGTGGCGCTCACGACCTCATCGACCGTCGTCTCTCCCTCGAGCACTTTGCCCCAGCCGTATTCCCGCAGGCCTCGGAAGCCTTCGAGGCGGGCTTGGCGCTCGATGGCCGAGGTGGCCGCGCCCGAGACGATCAGTTCCTCGATTTTACGGGACACCGAGACCACTTCGTAGATCGCCAAGCGGCCGCGGTAGCCCGACATGCGACAGGTCTCACACCCCACCGGCTGAAAGATCTTCTCGGTCTGGTCCATGGGGAAGCCCACCGCCTTGAGGTAGGCCAGGTCGGGGTCTTTCATGGGCTGCCGGCAATCTGGACAGAGCCGCCGCACCAGGCGTTGGGCCAAAAAGGCTCGCACGGAGGCCGCGACCAAATAAGGTTCCAGCCCCATGTCCACCAAGCGATTGATGCCAGCGACGGCATCATTTGTGTGCAGCGTACTGAAGACGAGGTGACCGGTCAGGGAAGCCCGGATGGCAATCTCGGCCGTCTCGAGGTCGCGGATTTCTCCAATCATCACGATATTGGGATCGCCCCGAAGGATCGAGCGGAGCCCGCCAGCAAAAGTCAGATTGATCTCCGGCTTGACCGCGATTTGCATGACGCCCTCCAGTTTGTTCTCCACCGGATCTTCAATCGTCACGATGCGCGTGCCGGGCTTGTTCAGCTCGCTCAGGCAGGTGTAGAGCGTGGTCGATTTCCCGGAGCCCGTCGGCCCCGTCACTAGAATAATGCCATTGGGCATGGCCAGCAAGCCGTCCAATTTGCGGCGGACCTCCGCGTTCAAGCCAAGTCGATCGAGCGTGAACTTCTCCTGATTGAGAAGCCGCAAGCTGACGCTCTCCCCTTCCACCGTCGGAATGGTGGCGACCCGAACATCGATGTTCCTGCCCTCGATCTGAAGGTTGATGCGCCCGTCCTGCGGGAGCCGTCGCTCGGCGATGTCGAGTCGCGACATGATCTTGAGGCGCGCGATCACGGAGGCTTGCAGGGCCTTGATGTTTTCCGGGACCGGAACCTCTTGTAGCACCCCGTCAATGCGGTAGCGAATGCGCAGATTGCTCCGCAGCGGCTCCACGTGGATGTCGGTGGCTCGTTCCTCGAGGGCTCGCCGGATGATCTGATTGACAAACTTCACGACGGAGGCCTCCTCGTCGTCTTCATCGAGAATGCTGGCCTCATCCTCCCGATTCTCGAGAGACTCCAAATCCATTTCCCTCCCGGCCAGCAATTGCTCAAAGGTGTCGGCGCCCACTCCGTACAGCTCCTGCAAGGCTTCCAGCAGGCGGCGACGGGGGGCCAAGGTCCACTCGATTTCAAATCCATTCAAGGCGGCCACCGACTGCCGGGCCACGTGATCGAGCGGATCGTAGGTGGCAAGGCGCAGGACTTTCGGCACGGGCGACAGGGCAGCCTC from Verrucomicrobiota bacterium carries:
- a CDS encoding prepilin-type N-terminal cleavage/methylation domain-containing protein, with translation MRAEHPIFRREGFTLLEVMLALGILALLIGAITGVYQGAVTLTQSINQSNDLESRDGAFVRLVSELFQGLPGHAEVDLTYEDDGRHYLSDFMVYQADSFFPSSSLQMRERSVALRTLKDGKGSLDVVLTEVSGDYVERLEGVAVLEEGLPDFERSLSLLKGLRFFEWKIYDSALDEWIFEWERGQGRPRMVELNYAYLGDALLHKHVFWIPPASNPELAARQISGTTSQPEAAFGGGGNGPGGGSFDGRRRGGREGASGAPGGVGDGRERGEGGRGNFGPPTVQSQGGAGSLPNHLNPDHPDYDPPDDVKWAETFKRIRPE
- a CDS encoding prepilin-type N-terminal cleavage/methylation domain-containing protein; protein product: MKSRSPQPSGFVLMEVIVAMTVFALVGIALTQAISQIGQVALESRRSAMARAALASTMAEIRATLELQAGEYEFEADANGVLVRATIEALEEVENQDGQPLNNLVSVQLQAEWLRRGQIQVETAEFLRYLPLYAR
- a CDS encoding prepilin-type N-terminal cleavage/methylation domain-containing protein, which produces MSPRRFPRARGFTLIETVVAITIGAMLLAGSLLFYADFRDQRRLEDPVAEIKTMAREAARLSRLEQLPMAISFQENVIGLGVRGGPAGYRYQLAEDVSVKVRREQQNDWQEADGAQWIFEATGLNEPLFLRFERERSWVQLTFGPLNGEVVEEEFAIY
- the gspG gene encoding type II secretion system major pseudopilin GspG, which translates into the protein MNPQPTRPSLLRGFTLIEMMIVLGILTILIGGSAFFVTGFLDDAKLGRVDADFNKISTALQGYENLALFLPSDEQGLEALVTRPSGAPEPRRWTQKLKEVPIDPWGTPYQYLRRGRKKAETFEIISAGPDEEFETEDDLSSQSRMQ
- a CDS encoding type II secretion system F family protein, which produces MASFEYRALERNGSLSTGLLEARDRSEVLRLLERKALQPLSVKEAALAKPPQARLRKEPRSKKSVEPGTPGSVKLKRQQVITFTEELSDMLQAGLQLEPALRAMENRKELSELSHVTRTLRSEVRDGSSFSAALRKASPSFGPLYCSLAAAGEVSGALGVMLRRQAQYLAALAELQNKMVGALIYPAFLIVIGIGVLFLFQSFLIPQLLELLASTGGELPWGAKLVMGLSGFLAAIWLPVLVLTVVGVVGFLQWVKKTENQKKWDEFKLKLPLAGPIMQSRIFVQFLETLANLVSNGLPLLRALELVRDATTNLFYRSRLDQAILLVGDGTALTRALSRVGGFPDLMQDMLHVGEQTGDLPTALRRSAQRYDSELSKRISRMTALITPIVLIVMAVLIGSVAYMMVTAIFQTISELRIR
- a CDS encoding GspE/PulE family protein, producing the protein MKQLLLDIAHRTARVEAEKVDRLIEAAVERQVSVVVELMETRAVEEDRFLQELSQMLDMAWVEEPVAKEPGRLRKAFSAQVALKHRLLPLELSPEPETPGEKEAALSPVPKVLRLATYDPLDHVARQSVAALNGFEIEWTLAPRRRLLEALQELYGVGADTFEQLLAGREMDLESLENREDEASILDEDDEEASVVKFVNQIIRRALEERATDIHVEPLRSNLRIRYRIDGVLQEVPVPENIKALQASVIARLKIMSRLDIAERRLPQDGRINLQIEGRNIDVRVATIPTVEGESVSLRLLNQEKFTLDRLGLNAEVRRKLDGLLAMPNGIILVTGPTGSGKSTTLYTCLSELNKPGTRIVTIEDPVENKLEGVMQIAVKPEINLTFAGGLRSILRGDPNIVMIGEIRDLETAEIAIRASLTGHLVFSTLHTNDAVAGINRLVDMGLEPYLVAASVRAFLAQRLVRRLCPDCRQPMKDPDLAYLKAVGFPMDQTEKIFQPVGCETCRMSGYRGRLAIYEVVSVSRKIEELIVSGAATSAIERQARLEGFRGLREYGWGKVLEGETTVDEVVSATTYNLEEEPV